The Punica granatum isolate Tunisia-2019 chromosome 4, ASM765513v2, whole genome shotgun sequence genome has a window encoding:
- the LOC116204265 gene encoding uncharacterized protein LOC116204265 — protein MGNCCKGGSSSMVCAGDDWSDSLSLEDGPVGIEKAAPSQESRASFSKKRDFSPSSSSSSSSTITVKIKMTKKELEKLLKEVDTSRASLEQVMARLIGGSDDYSFMNNSHHQPWRPSLQSIPEVN, from the coding sequence ATGGGAAACTGCTGCAAAGGCGGGTCCTCGTCCATGGTTTGTGCCGGCGATGACTGGTCCGACTCGTTATCACTGGAGGATGGCCCAGTAGGCATCGAGAAGGCAGCCCCCAGTCAGGAATCCCGAGCTTCGTTCAGTAAGAAGAGAGATTtttctccttcctcttcttcatcgaGTTCAAGCACCATAACGGTGAAGAtcaagatgacaaagaaggaGCTAGAGAAGCTGCTGAAAGAAGTTGACACGAGCAGAGCGTCACTGGAGCAAGTTATGGCTCGGCTTATTGGTGGCAGTGATGATTATTCGTTCATGAATAACAGCCATCATCAACCATGGAGGCCGTCTTTACAGAGTATACCGGAGGTCAACTAG
- the LOC116205953 gene encoding uncharacterized protein LOC116205953 — MGHVRGPFAYKKMETEDPDERNHRRAQFLIYKVLERADAEARQSSTRANYFLGVRFCKLKVKIGKRLKRLRKRMFMMIWKARVAVYKQIMKQLRNLKTLPYIFM; from the coding sequence ATGGGTCATGTTCGAGGACCTTTCGCGTACAAGAAGATGGAAACTGAAGACCCGGATGAGAGAAACCATAGGAGGGCGCAGTTCTTGATCTATAAAGTGCTTGAGAGGGCTGATGCCGAGGCTCGGCAATCCTCCACAAGAGCTAATTATTTCCTCGGAGTCAGATTCTGCAAACTGAAGGTGAAGATTGGGAAGAGGCTGAAGCGTTTGAGGAAGAGGATGTTTATGATGATTTGGAAGGCCAGAGTAGCTGTCTACAAGCAGATCATGAAGCAGCTGAGGAACCTGAAAACTCTCCCATACATTTTCATGTAG